GAAAAAGCGTCGTTTGGCAGTGTGAGCTGTGTATCCTGATTGTCTGATAATGGCGCTGTGGTGAGATGAGCGTGGTCTGCATCGACCATCATTTTCTGTTGGTACTCGGGTCGACGGTAGCGGTTTTGGATAATCTTTTCTTGGGTGCTTAGGGGCTGAGCGGCTCGTTTCACAAGGTACAATCCAGTACAGAGCAACGCAAAAAACAGCCTAGGCAGTACACCGTAGAAGAAAATACTGGCGAGTAATAAGTTCGCCCAGTGCTGTCTGGTGTCCGAGGCTTGTGAGGCCTGATCGACGCGGCTGGCTAAAATGTCAAATGAGTTAGGCACCGCAACGCCAAACCACTGAGGCACCACATTTAAAGTTTGCGTGAGTTGAACAAACGCCGCATCGCTCAGTAAGGTGGTTTCCCAAACAAAATTGACCTGATTTGTCAGCAATAACAGCCATGTCATGAACCAACCGGCCAACAAATAACCGCCCCAGGCCCCGTGAGACAAGCCGCTGAGCAGCCATTTATTGGCTTGGGCCGGGCACTGCCAACGTAAATACGCAGCGCAGACGGTACCGTTCACTTTTGCGTATTGGCTGACCTTTGTATTGGCATAAAGTAACAAGCTCAGCAAGACGCCTTGGCTGTTGGAAGCGCGCATTACACTGGCCATCAGAGTGATCGCCCACAGCGTGAAATTTAACGCGTGGAATCCCAGTAAGACGAGCAACAGCCAAAAAATGTTAACCTGATTCGACACGGTGGTCGCAAAGGCCGACGGCACGGCTAAGAGGCCAAGCAAAAACGCAAGCATCAGCAGCCCAAAAACAAGACGGTTAAAGCTGCGTTTTAGCGTTTTTAGCTGTGAACCATAACTGACGGGGCTTGGTACCGAATCGAGTTCCTCCAATGCGGTCATGAGGTTGTCAGCATGGGGGGATAGTCGAAACTCACTTTGGGTTTCTAGCCAAGCCGCAAGGGCGAGTTTGGCTCTATAGGTTGGAAAAGACATTGGCTCGTATTGCCCTTATAGAGAATGGCGGCGTGCGCGAAATATAAAGAGAACTTGAATGAAAAAAGCGTTGTTGTTTGCTTTTAAAATACAAAACTGTGTAAGTAGTGCCCGCGTCTTGTTACGAAAGTGGCATGATTTGTGAGGATTTGTCTTTAATGATTGCGTCATTTTGGCAGCTTACCTATATGTTTAAAATATCATATGGCAGTGATTTGTTGGGAGACAATCTTATGCGTTTTAACTCTATCCGGGTAAAAAGTTCGTTACCCGTACTTGTAATGAGCCTGACTTTATTGATTGCTTTGGCATCAATGAGCTACATCATTAGCCAATTAAACACAGTATTAACCGCGCAGGCAGATTCGTACAGCAAT
The sequence above is a segment of the Marinomonas sp. IMCC 4694 genome. Coding sequences within it:
- a CDS encoding DUF2868 domain-containing protein; the encoded protein is MSFPTYRAKLALAAWLETQSEFRLSPHADNLMTALEELDSVPSPVSYGSQLKTLKRSFNRLVFGLLMLAFLLGLLAVPSAFATTVSNQVNIFWLLLVLLGFHALNFTLWAITLMASVMRASNSQGVLLSLLLYANTKVSQYAKVNGTVCAAYLRWQCPAQANKWLLSGLSHGAWGGYLLAGWFMTWLLLLTNQVNFVWETTLLSDAAFVQLTQTLNVVPQWFGVAVPNSFDILASRVDQASQASDTRQHWANLLLASIFFYGVLPRLFFALLCTGLYLVKRAAQPLSTQEKIIQNRYRRPEYQQKMMVDADHAHLTTAPLSDNQDTQLTLPNDAFSHPWALFEWSTEKPLFLASVCDVMSLNSREQQDQLLATPTDSPVYIAVDATQSPDRGSRRFFTRVRALYSSVYMVIVEGEHARFTDDWQRLAREADVPSITHIVKE